The sequence below is a genomic window from Humulus lupulus chromosome 3, drHumLupu1.1, whole genome shotgun sequence.
ATTAAAAATTATGTGCAATTTAAGTGTGTTACAATCATTTCACTCCAAATTTCTAATTTTAGAAACTATCATTTTTGAGAATGTTCAAACTCAACCTAATCTGGCTTCTTAcaataactttatatatatatactagatacaaacaacgtgcaatatgcacgtttgcttagttttatttataaaatttattaattttttttattaaatttatattaatgtcatataaatttcaaataaatatattattttaattaaattatttatttatttatttttgtttaagtttatgtttattttaatttttgaattttggagtgacaacaagagattatatattatatatttaatataatattaaatattatacgtggattttaaatttaagtttcttgctatttttttaaagtaatttgttgctaattgacagtagattatattatatgtttaatatgatattattctaataagtgagtttaaacttaattatattttatttaagttataaaacgtatgattttattattttaaataattatcatattttaatttgtttaattatttattatttttaaatagttatcattgtaaaatatcttcaaaatatcttattctaatttgtttaattatttattatttctaaataattattattataaactatttcaaaaatatcatattttaatttttttaattaattttttttattttatttaagtttaagtgtttacaaactatcgttaaatataaaaatattctgttaaatataaagacATTTCTTTTAAGTCAACGAAAAAAACATTTAAAACCAAAGATTTTCCTTAtcggtaatatatatatatatatatataattgggcAATTCTTTAGTCCCTCACTTGCTTTGGAGGGACTAAATCTATCATAGATTTTTAATCATTAGATTTAGCTATAAAGATTGTGAGCCATCAGatcaatttattttgtaaaaatttgttaaaataccACACTACCCTTAAAAACTTGTAACTGGTTAGAATTTTTTTTCGGTGGGTCTATTACTCTTTATCAATCAATTGCTTAGAAAAAAAAAGCAATCATTCGTCTCTCTTCTTCCCTCCTGTCCATCATCTGTGCATGCATTTCCTTCTCACTTCAAAAGACCATATTTGTCTTCCCATCTCAATCCTTGTCAGCATGGCTGCTGTAGCCTCAAGAATGCAACTCTAACTCAGTGGATCCAGTCGATTTTCTACTCCACCCAACTGCCAAGTCGACTCTAACTCTGAATCTCCCTTTCCTATTATATCTATtatttttttgtgtatttttggTTGGGCATTAGATATATGTTGATTCTTCTTTTGGATATACTCCATGAATCAATCATTTCTACTGGTTGTAAAAtatcttcatctctttcattctcTTGGGTTAGCGGCGACAAGGAGTAGAGCACAAGCACGAGACTAGAAATGGTGGCTCAACTTTTCCATTATGGTGGGTCGAGTTCTTCGCTAACGGTGGCTAACAGAGCTCTTCGCACGTGATGGTGGCCTTGGGTTAGTTCAAAATAAGGTTTTGTGTGcatttttataatttgtttttatgAATGATGTTTAAATTTTTCGATATGTTGTTGAaaatgatatatgtgtatatatatatatatgcatatatatttatgattgatAGGGGGGGAGTTATGATTGTTGGGGAATAAATGAAACATCTCCtggaaaaaactttaaaaaatcttataaaacaactacaaaatatatatcagtTTTACTTATGCGGTTATTGTTGCGTCTCACTCAACATAACATAAATCACTTGGCGGAAGCACAATGCTTACGTTaccaaaattataaataactctcaaattcatattaagtttacAATCAAGTCTTCAACTGTATATATTTTTTGACAGAGAATTACTTTTTTGCCCCTACTATTTATACCTACATCACCAGTAATTTTCCAACCGGTTCACACAACCAGTCATTGCAAGTCAAAAACAAATGTGAAAAAGAGACAAATTCCTATAAAAATTTAACActcggaaaaaaaaaaaaaaaaaaaaaaaaaagcccaaAACTGAAAGACAAGTCTTGGGAGGTCTAAAGAATtcgctatatatatatatataaataaagtagATTTCTCTACGATTCCATCTATTGCGCGGGGAATCGAGAGCCAACATTGGCGTCCATGGCGAATAGGTTTCTTCAGGCCTACAATACACCTTTTCCGATAAGTTTCCCGAAGgattttcctttacattttcctCGCATGTTTTACGCTTCTATTGACTCCAACAAGGTACGTTGCtttttgttatgttttgttttgttttctttgtcCTTTCTTACATTCATGAAAATTTAAAGCATATCTTGTTCTTGAATTCTCATATATGTTCATTCATGGAAGCTTTAAAGTGGGGCTTGTTTTTTGATTCTCATTCAGCTTCAACAGAAATGGAGGTTTCCATCTAAGCTGAAATGAGAATATTTCACTACATTTAGCAATGTACAACTTGTTGTAACTATCACACTTATGTGTTTGCCAAGAGTGAATATATTCGTATTACTTTGCTTGCTGAGAACAATTTCAGAAAGTTCTAAAAACAACCAATCAAAAATGCTGCCCCTCATTGTGTAAAAGACTCCAtcttttaggttttttttttcttggcaAAAATTTCTTCTACACAAAAGAGATTGAATTAAGCCCCacactttatttatttaattattttgaaaatacaTCATCCCTAGTTTTTGTGAGTGAAAGCAACATGTAATGGCAGATGCAAGGGCTTCTAGTTTCCAGAAAGCAACCCAGATGGCAATTGAACAGTCCAAAGGAGAGGGAGCTTCAACTTATGCTGTCTCCTCTTACAATGGGAGCTTGTTGAGGAACCAAATTATTGAAACTCATCACTCTGATGAGCTTACATTTGCTTTGAAGCCTGTTCTTGACATAATTGAGGTCATATTTTCCCGTACTACAACTGATCTCCATGGAAATGTTCAGGTAGAGGAAGCCTATTATAATTGCTCTTGCACTTTCAAgtgatatatatttacatattttgAGGTGAAGTGATATAATAGGTGTTTTCATCACAGGCGAGTTTAGCCAATGAGAAAGTGCTGTATTCTGGCCACCAAGACATATTGGTTGAACTTCCAATTATAACTGCTGCAGTTTCCCGCGAGGTTAAGTACATTACAACTTACAGAAAATGAAAATATTTGTTTTTTTAGTCTTAATTTAGAGTAATATATACATCAAAAAGTATTCCTGATAGTTGTTTTGCTTATCAACTAAGTTCTTATTTCCCAAGACAGGTATTTTGCAATTGGTTTAAGGGGGTTGCTGCACACAATACGACAATGGACATACTACACATCATCAAACATTACAGTTGGGATGCGAAGCTGGTACTTGCAGTTGGATCTTTTGCCATGAGCTTTGGTGGATTTCGGCTGGTATCTGAGCTTCACTCTACCAATCCAATTGCCAAAGCAGTTGCTCTCCTTAAAAATTTTCCACAAACGTTGGAGTTGGCAGGGATTTTGAAATCAATGCTTGAGGCTATATTTCTTGTGGTCAAGGCAATACTTGATATGACAAAGAGCGTTATAGAATTATATGAGCTTTCCCACAATGAATATTTCACCGCTGAATCACCTGAAATTATAGCTGCCACTGCTGATATCCCAACTGCTGTTTACTGGACCATCCAGAGTACAGTGGACTGTGCTTCACAAATTATGAGCCTCACAGCCATGGACCCCGAGTATGTTTTCTATGCTCATATAAACAATTCAGATTTTTTGTTGATCTGTATGTTTATGTTTTAAAATAGAGGTAGAGAGTTTTGCTAAACTTATGAATTTCTGACTTCGGCTTATCTCAGATACTTATCCAAGTCATGGGAGTTATCATCTTTGGCCCATAAGCTTGAGATGATAAGAAGCCAACTTGTGAAGCAAATCAATCTTTGTTATAAATTCATTGGTGAGCCCTATACCTGCTTAATGTGAGTGTGAACCTTTGCCCTTGTCCTATTTGTGACTGCCTATTGAGTGATAAAAATTGTCTCATTCAGAAAAGAAGAAAGATGATGAAATATTCAATTCGATGGCGAGAGTTTTGGAAACATCACATATTGATAACTCGATATCCCTCAATCTTCTGTTTAGAGAGAAGGATGGTTCTCAACCTATGCTCTATGATTGCCTCCATCAGAATTTGGTTTGCTTTCTGAATCTTAGATTTTGTTGTTCAATCTTCAAAGTATCTTCACTACAATAAATTCCACCCCCAAGCCAATATTTGAGGCCTATATGAATGTGAACTAGCATTTAACCACATCTAGAGAACAATTTTAATtgcttgattttttatttttgagattGAAGAAGATGCCTGCCATGTCTATAAATCAAGCAGCCCTGTGACGTTTAATCTTGAATTCCTTCGTCTCTAGTAATGTTATTTATGAAATTAAAGATCAGAAAGCAGTGTTGAACAAATTTAAAGAATTCTTTTCCCTTTCTAGTTGATCAAGATTCTGATTATAATGATAAAGTCATGTTTTTGAACAAGTCTGTGTTGAAAAAGATGCCTGTCATGTGTATAAAGATGAAACAAGTCTATGCAATTCACCTTTAATGGAACAATCTCTAATATTTTTATCGTGGCATTAATTATCTGAAAGAAACTTCTAACAAAATCAAGCTCTCCTCTTTCTAGCTAATTAAGGTTTTAACTATTAAGAGCCAAAGACATGTTTTTGAAACAGGTTCCTATTGAAGATCTGAAGGGTAAGGTTGTGGGGCTGTACATTACAGACCTCAACATTGTCTCTGAAGATTATTTGATCTTACAGCAAATTTACCCTGAAAAGCTGGATGACCGCAACAGAATTGAGAATCAGTATGAAATAGTTTGGATCCCTGTTATGGATAATTGGACAAATGATAAATACTGGCAGTTTGAGAACCTGAGAGATCAGATGGAATGGCTTTCAGTGCGTCATCCTTCTCAGGTAGCACTGCAGGTCATCAGGTACATCAGGGAGATATGTAACTTTGTAAAGAAACCACTTCTTGTGGTGATGGACACTGACGGCAAAATCGTGCATAAGGATGCAACCCAAATGATGTGCATTTGGGGAAATCAAGCATACCCTTTTAGTTTGGCCAAAGAGATGTCACTCTGGCAGCAAAGAAATTGGACGATTTCCCTTCTTGCTGAAGGAATTGACCAATATTTGCCCACTTGGGTAGGCTTTACAGCCATCTCAACAATCTTTTTGAGATGTTATGTCCTACATGTATACGACTTATTGAAATTTCTTATAAAATCTTAACTTTTCAGATTGAAGAAAGGAAACATATATGCTTATATGGAGGAGAAGACATGGAATGGATTCGGAGTTTCACAAGAACTGCAAAAGCAGTTGCACTAAGATGCGGGATTGAGCTTGAGATGCTTTATGCAGGGAAGAACAGATCTCGTGAAAGAGttgtgaaaaagatgatcaaTGTTACTCAACGAGAAAGGCTAAGCAAAGCACTCGAGTGGAAACTCATCTCATACTTCTGGCTAAGGATGGAGAAGATGTGTGTGTCTGAGCCCCCCCCACTGGCCATCCCAGAAGAGGAGGGAGTGGATGATGAGTTTTTCATGCCAGATGATCTTTACTTTGTGGCACCGGCGCAGGGGAAGATGCGTCATTCTATATTCACTGGAATTGTTAATATGCTGAGTTTTGGCTCCAGCAGTAAAGGGTGGGCGGTGATCAGTGGAGATACTGAGAAAATGCTGTTTGAGGCTGATGGGGAGTTATTGTTGAAAGCTTTGTTTGAGCATGAGAAGTGGAAGGAGAGAGCAGAGAATGATGGCTTTGTAAGAGCTCTTGAAATCTACTACCACCAGCTTTGCAATGATCTCCCACACTGTATTAGTTTAATACTGTCTGACACTGAACTTAAGGGAATATCTTGTGCTGCTTGTAACAAACCGATGGAGAAGATGGTCAAGTACAGCTGTTGCACTGATAGAGCTTCATTTGGATATGATTAGCACGACTAGACTCACTATACGTACAGTGACAGTCTTTGTTCACCCGTGAAGTTTTTAGTGAGCAAATAATAATTTGACTGTTGTAATTCTAATGCAaacttaataattattaattctCAATGGCAGCATTTGTGAATTTGATATCATCAACTCTTAATCACATCaatttggaaaaataaaataaagagcgCAGTGAATAAGAACCTATTTCTAGAAATCCAGATCAATAAACACAGCAAACACCAAAAAACAAAGTCTGCATAACAAAAACAAATGGCAGAACATAAAATGACACCAGAAACTTTATTAGGTTCAGATTACAACGAGTAATCTTTTATCCAGTTTTTAGATTtgccttttcctttgaaattcACTAGATAATTATATCCTAGTAGTTACAATGATACATGTCATAGCGCTTCACACAAAATCCTTATACACTCAACTATGGGATTTATCAATACCACctctgcttttacaagaattttcTCTCTCAACCCTTCTCTATGTTATGACCTCACTCTCTTTTTTTGGTTAGCTCAATCATCCTTGGATCAAGGGAGTGCTTGGAGAAAGAATCAAATATACAAGTTTGTTACAATCTGATCGATTCTAGACGGCACAAATGTAATGCATACACTTCATAAAGCATTTCAATTCTTaagcacacattttttttaatgaaaatttaaatAAGGCTTATTTTTAGCAAAAATTTCGAGTCTAACATGATTTTTGCATTTAGGTCCTTAACATCAATTTGTTTTGCATTTAAATTACTAAACTCTTAAAAAATTAACATCTTTAGTCTTTTTCATTTTTTAACCcaaattttgctatgcaagtatacgtatgttgacgccgtttttcgtcaacttaaagaagaagagcaattaaacaaaatatgcCAGAGGAAACATAAAATATAGACAGAatttttacgtgattcagcagttaaaatctgcatagtccatgagtctgtgttattaactgTTTGGAATTCTCTGATAGCTTTCTAGAAGCAATTGTACTGAGTTTTTCCAATCTCAATATTTCGGTCCTTACAAAAGAattatcccactctatttatagaggggttttctgaatcacttcccacatatttcgggaagttattctacaaatcaaataatataattccATTAAATGCATACAGTTATCACTTACACGATAATATCCCATAATATGTGGGATTCAATAACAAATTATATCAgctcccttaaacatagggaatttataacaatGAATACGCTCATACACAATCGACGAGCTTGGATACTAGACTAACGTGCCTTCGAGATCGTTTGCCTACTACGAGCTCATTCTCTTGGTTCGCCTAGGCTCCCAACAAGTAATTATTGACGAAACCATCTTCTTCAAGCTTACACCTCTCGagcctgagtttcgagatcaaCAATTCtcattctcgaaatctgggtgtaacattttgccccctcaaaagtatcagttcaaaTCCTATAAGAAGGAAACTAATTTAGCTCGTGTCTGGTTTGTGATCCACACACTTGTAATTTTGATGACCTAGTTATGTCCAAATcgtcttagctcgcgcatctagTCATATCCAGACACAACTTTGATAATCTAGTTACGACCAGATCATCTTAGCTTCTGCATCTGGTTATGCCCAGACAGCTTTAGCTCGCGTATACACTTATAACTTCTATGTTGGGTTAAAAATCCAGACATTTCTAttctttgttatttatttttttcaaacttatggtattattgtataccattgatgcccccttaatatcctatgagtgtgaccataggttattgaattaagagagtttgcaaaaaatacaactgttatacccaaaaattggagatcaatgacgtggcaatacaTGTGACAAGTGGCCGTGCATGGTTAGTAAaagacatattaatagtcaataaatacattgactcctgagagttatgataaagtgacccggtagactgatgaagagttttgactgctttagagtgtcacgtccaagccaagtacatccgaggagcagtccaaatgcccggtcggaccttggtccgatggAAGGCCAAGGTGAGgttggaccttggtccgaggagaactcaagagagtggtcctaggagaccccaagagagtggtcctaggagaccccaaggatgaggtctgaggaggagaccccaaggatgtgatcctaggagagctaaggagagtgcatcctaggagagctaaagggtgtggtccgaggagaaacatggcatgctagaggagagtgccatgttagaggagagaagtgcatgtcctaccaccatgcacatgtccgaccagcacttgcatgagtggtcagtaggagaggtggatcaactagctagaggaggattaagtcaagattcccagaaatagcttcaacaagatacgcgggaatctctcattcttcccacaaatggggggtttgttacattttgaatgttttttgtaatttaaatgtaataaatataataaaatatcccgattctaggggatatcagatgtatgaccctaagcctataaatggagggcttatgggattagagaagggggttcttctgcttcttctttctagagagagaaaatttgggtctgagtattctagagagagaaagtgctggtatttgaaaaGATTCTTGTATTTtcgcaatctgtactgaagaaactcagttggctcagtccatctgatcttgagtacagatctataatcacaactctaagtggattaggctattaccgactgatcggggttgaaccactataaaaatctcttgtgttatttactttcattgattaaactatctgttgtcgtttacattctcttgaaggcttgtcgttattgacgttctcacgtcgttggctaaaaaccaCAGTCAACAACAACATTTAGTAAAGAAAGAAGAGTTGAACACTTTATTAACAAAAAGTCTGAAAAacatacaagcttggttacaacaaaGGCATCTTTCCTACAccattgatagtaaggtcgtagatgttcaccattccaagctcgcggtacTAATCCTccgtttaatcttgccaatttataTACGCTAGGTCGAATAATAGACTTGaactggtaaggtccttcctagttaggtctgagtactccaacaGACGAGGCCTTTGTAGTCAGGAATACACGTCTTAATACCAAGTCTCCCAACCTGAATTTTCTATtttgaacctttttattgaagtatcgGGTAGCTCGTTGTTGATATGCGTCATTTTTCAAatgagcttcatctcgtctttcttcaataaggtccaaactttcttcgagctgggattggttcgaggcctagTCGTAAGCATGACTCTGAATTGTGGGTATGTCAACCTCAATTGGCAGCATGGCTTCACATCCATATGccagggagaagggagtatgtcctGTGGAAGTGCGAACTGTTGTTCGATAAgaccacaaaacttggggcaactcctcgggccatcttcctttagcctcctccaatttttttttttatggagcTTTTAAGGCTTTTGTTGACctcttcgacctggccatttgattggggatgggcgatggaggagaagctttttattattccatttttttcacagaaatgagtaaataaatcactgtcgaactgggtaccattgtccaacactatctttctgggcattcTATATCAGCAGATAAtgttttttttaccacaaagtctaaaacttttttcgaggtaCTTGTTGCTaggggttcggcctcggtccattttgtaaaataattggCTGCGACCATTaaatacttcactccacctttgccTGTTGGTAATgagcctatgagatcgattcccca
It includes:
- the LOC133822231 gene encoding protein SIEVE ELEMENT OCCLUSION B-like isoform X3; this encodes MAIEQSKGEGASTYAVSSYNGSLLRNQIIETHHSDELTFALKPVLDIIEVIFSRTTTDLHGNVQVFSSQASLANEKVLYSGHQDILVELPIITAAVSREVFCNWFKGVAAHNTTMDILHIIKHYSWDAKLVLAVGSFAMSFGGFRLVSELHSTNPIAKAVALLKNFPQTLELAGILKSMLEAIFLVVKAILDMTKSVIELYELSHNEYFTAESPEIIAATADIPTAVYWTIQSTVDCASQIMSLTAMDPEYLSKSWELSSLAHKLEMIRSQLVKQINLCYKFIEKKKDDEIFNSMARVLETSHIDNSISLNLLFREKDGSQPMLYDCLHQNLVPIEDLKGKVVGLYITDLNIVSEDYLILQQIYPEKLDDRNRIENQYEIVWIPVMDNWTNDKYWQFENLRDQMEWLSVRHPSQVALQVIRYIREICNFVKKPLLVVMDTDGKIVHKDATQMMCIWGNQAYPFSLAKEMSLWQQRNWTISLLAEGIDQYLPTWIEERKHICLYGGEDMEWIRSFTRTAKAVALRCGIELEMLYAGKNRSRERVVKKMINVTQRERLSKALEWKLISYFWLRMEKMCVSEPPPLAIPEEEGVDDEFFMPDDLYFVAPAQGKMRHSIFTGIVNMLSFGSSSKGWAVISGDTEKMLFEADGELLLKALFEHEKWKERAENDGFVRALEIYYHQLCNDLPHCISLILSDTELKGISCAACNKPMEKMVKYSCCTDRASFGYD
- the LOC133822231 gene encoding protein SIEVE ELEMENT OCCLUSION B-like isoform X1, encoding MADARASSFQKATQMAIEQSKGEGASTYAVSSYNGSLLRNQIIETHHSDELTFALKPVLDIIEVIFSRTTTDLHGNVQVFSSQASLANEKVLYSGHQDILVELPIITAAVSREVFCNWFKGVAAHNTTMDILHIIKHYSWDAKLVLAVGSFAMSFGGFRLVSELHSTNPIAKAVALLKNFPQTLELAGILKSMLEAIFLVVKAILDMTKSVIELYELSHNEYFTAESPEIIAATADIPTAVYWTIQSTVDCASQIMSLTAMDPEYLSKSWELSSLAHKLEMIRSQLVKQINLCYKFIEKKKDDEIFNSMARVLETSHIDNSISLNLLFREKDGSQPMLYDCLHQNLVPIEDLKGKVVGLYITDLNIVSEDYLILQQIYPEKLDDRNRIENQYEIVWIPVMDNWTNDKYWQFENLRDQMEWLSVRHPSQVALQVIRYIREICNFVKKPLLVVMDTDGKIVHKDATQMMCIWGNQAYPFSLAKEMSLWQQRNWTISLLAEGIDQYLPTWIEERKHICLYGGEDMEWIRSFTRTAKAVALRCGIELEMLYAGKNRSRERVVKKMINVTQRERLSKALEWKLISYFWLRMEKMCVSEPPPLAIPEEEGVDDEFFMPDDLYFVAPAQGKMRHSIFTGIVNMLSFGSSSKGWAVISGDTEKMLFEADGELLLKALFEHEKWKERAENDGFVRALEIYYHQLCNDLPHCISLILSDTELKGISCAACNKPMEKMVKYSCCTDRASFGYD
- the LOC133822231 gene encoding protein SIEVE ELEMENT OCCLUSION B-like isoform X2, whose translation is MADARASSFQKATQMAIEQSKGEGASTYAVSSYNGSLLRNQIIETHHSDELTFALKPVLDIIEVIFSRTTTDLHGNVQASLANEKVLYSGHQDILVELPIITAAVSREVFCNWFKGVAAHNTTMDILHIIKHYSWDAKLVLAVGSFAMSFGGFRLVSELHSTNPIAKAVALLKNFPQTLELAGILKSMLEAIFLVVKAILDMTKSVIELYELSHNEYFTAESPEIIAATADIPTAVYWTIQSTVDCASQIMSLTAMDPEYLSKSWELSSLAHKLEMIRSQLVKQINLCYKFIEKKKDDEIFNSMARVLETSHIDNSISLNLLFREKDGSQPMLYDCLHQNLVPIEDLKGKVVGLYITDLNIVSEDYLILQQIYPEKLDDRNRIENQYEIVWIPVMDNWTNDKYWQFENLRDQMEWLSVRHPSQVALQVIRYIREICNFVKKPLLVVMDTDGKIVHKDATQMMCIWGNQAYPFSLAKEMSLWQQRNWTISLLAEGIDQYLPTWIEERKHICLYGGEDMEWIRSFTRTAKAVALRCGIELEMLYAGKNRSRERVVKKMINVTQRERLSKALEWKLISYFWLRMEKMCVSEPPPLAIPEEEGVDDEFFMPDDLYFVAPAQGKMRHSIFTGIVNMLSFGSSSKGWAVISGDTEKMLFEADGELLLKALFEHEKWKERAENDGFVRALEIYYHQLCNDLPHCISLILSDTELKGISCAACNKPMEKMVKYSCCTDRASFGYD